In a genomic window of Opitutales bacterium:
- a CDS encoding methyltransferase, translated as MTIEKLYDSTIAEHYGAVTATALEPMHDLCLQQIANFLPADRSYRIVESSVGTGEFLAKFIHYIEDQNSGTDLDIIGFDVSRAMLDQAKQKVAFNGHVLPFQRAVEILDTQTVDLICAHYVLSYVPLKELTRTASRLLKKGGLISIASTLFDPSYPAMKRLHSNPIATLIGAKKTPMRDLVNIPGDRTLLENELHDLGFEVLKSEEIPKDYSFASLKDYLVWAYYGGWATHAIDALGVRPNMLSRWIHFICNRLYFPIEESQTHLCLLARKVA; from the coding sequence TTGACTATCGAAAAGCTATACGACTCGACCATAGCGGAGCACTATGGGGCTGTCACCGCCACTGCACTAGAGCCGATGCACGACCTGTGTCTACAGCAGATCGCCAATTTTCTTCCCGCGGATCGGAGCTATCGGATCGTTGAGTCTTCGGTCGGCACCGGCGAGTTCTTGGCAAAATTTATTCATTACATCGAAGATCAAAACTCTGGAACAGATTTGGATATCATTGGCTTCGACGTGTCGCGAGCGATGCTCGACCAGGCCAAGCAAAAGGTAGCGTTCAATGGACATGTGCTCCCTTTCCAAAGAGCAGTCGAAATCCTCGACACACAGACAGTCGACTTGATATGCGCTCATTATGTATTGAGCTATGTCCCCCTCAAAGAACTCACACGTACCGCTTCTAGACTTCTCAAAAAAGGAGGGCTCATCTCTATCGCATCGACTTTATTCGACCCATCTTATCCGGCTATGAAACGGTTGCATTCCAATCCAATAGCGACGCTCATTGGGGCAAAAAAAACACCCATGCGCGATCTCGTGAATATACCGGGTGATCGAACTCTACTGGAAAACGAGCTGCACGACTTAGGATTTGAGGTCTTGAAATCGGAAGAAATACCGAAGGACTACAGCTTCGCTTCCCTGAAGGATTACCTAGTTTGGGCTTATTACGGGGGCTGGGCAACGCACGCCATCGATGCCCTCGGGGTGCGACCAAATATGCTTTCTAGATGGATCCACTTTATCTGTAACCGGCTCTATTTCCCAATTGAAGAGTCTCAGACACATCTGTGTTTGTTAGCGCGCAAAGTGGCATAG
- a CDS encoding carbohydrate binding family 9 domain-containing protein, whose protein sequence is MTVRCNGRLLCLYPFIALVCIPALASTNKAVSIPVFNAPPVIDGRLDETIWMQAQMGVALTQVFPAEGNPPSVPIEVFLGHDAENIYFAVEVAMPISDLTASRRGRDADLEGDDYISLIFDPFGSQRDGYRFRFNPIGTKEDALIEEVNRVNAEWDCVWWVETVVSAQGWTAEGRIPLQSIGFNPQIDRWGFNVEQVLAKRNEQSRWTAVERSLSAESLADIGSIVGLMDLRQGLGLRFEPYVLAEFSTNDASTGSEQDDFDIKSGFELYYRPIPSITATLTVNTDFAETEVDDRVIELSRFPTFFPEKRGFFLEDSGIFSFGGIEQSPLPFFSRRIGVGPDGIPVDIPYGFKLAARTGNVQLGALNVYVEEGNETDAQHLSVARATVDILEESYVGIIGTRGNPQGVSDNYLIGADFRYRDSDFGPDAGEITASAWLQYTDTEDQDQLSIATGWDVFYNSRYWLYSHFAEYVGPGYFPALGFVRQNDIAQGDFRVVRAFFPENWDSIELDASVFARYEMGGRYLEYVNASLELWAYRMSGAILSLGSRLEHEELREAFEPVPGLLAQPGSFSGAGLFIRYETSKAPSVSGFLEYEHAPFYGGTIDSIEGSLSWRGGSIFECTTELEVNKIDLLDSENWLYLWRSEFKTYVLQNVTWTNIIQYDSISREMGFNSRLRWNFRPGSDIYLVVNHRWLNDVDQGWDSIGSRLNAKLSATLSF, encoded by the coding sequence ATGACAGTGCGTTGTAATGGGCGGCTGTTATGCCTGTATCCGTTTATCGCACTGGTGTGCATTCCGGCTCTGGCCTCAACCAATAAGGCAGTGTCGATCCCTGTTTTCAATGCGCCTCCCGTTATCGATGGGCGTTTAGACGAAACTATCTGGATGCAAGCTCAGATGGGTGTTGCCCTGACGCAGGTATTTCCAGCCGAAGGCAATCCACCCAGCGTGCCGATTGAGGTGTTTTTGGGCCATGATGCCGAAAATATATATTTCGCCGTCGAGGTGGCCATGCCGATCAGCGATCTCACCGCCTCGCGCCGTGGGCGTGATGCCGACCTTGAGGGGGACGATTATATCTCCCTGATATTTGATCCCTTTGGCTCACAACGGGATGGCTACCGCTTCCGTTTCAACCCAATTGGCACTAAAGAAGATGCCCTCATCGAAGAAGTGAACCGTGTCAACGCAGAGTGGGACTGCGTTTGGTGGGTAGAGACCGTAGTCTCTGCGCAGGGATGGACGGCAGAAGGGCGCATCCCACTCCAATCGATTGGATTTAATCCCCAAATAGATCGTTGGGGATTCAATGTGGAGCAAGTGTTGGCGAAGCGTAATGAGCAGTCGCGTTGGACTGCGGTTGAACGCAGCCTGTCAGCAGAGTCGTTGGCGGATATTGGCTCCATTGTGGGTTTAATGGATTTGAGGCAAGGACTGGGGCTGCGCTTTGAACCTTATGTCCTAGCAGAATTTTCTACGAATGATGCAAGCACAGGCTCGGAACAGGACGACTTCGATATCAAGAGCGGATTTGAGCTTTATTACCGCCCGATCCCGTCCATTACTGCGACGCTGACAGTAAATACCGATTTTGCTGAGACTGAGGTGGATGACCGGGTCATTGAACTATCTCGTTTCCCCACTTTCTTTCCCGAGAAGCGAGGGTTCTTCCTGGAGGATTCTGGGATCTTTTCTTTTGGAGGTATCGAACAAAGTCCGCTGCCTTTTTTTTCGCGGCGCATTGGGGTGGGACCCGACGGAATCCCGGTTGATATACCCTATGGCTTCAAGCTCGCCGCGCGCACGGGGAATGTTCAGCTGGGTGCATTGAACGTATATGTCGAAGAAGGTAACGAGACCGACGCGCAGCATTTATCTGTAGCTCGAGCGACGGTCGATATACTGGAGGAGTCTTACGTCGGTATCATTGGGACGCGGGGGAATCCTCAAGGAGTTTCAGACAATTATCTCATCGGTGCCGATTTTCGCTACCGCGATTCCGATTTTGGGCCTGACGCCGGAGAGATCACAGCCTCAGCCTGGCTCCAATACACAGACACAGAAGATCAAGATCAGCTCTCCATCGCCACGGGATGGGACGTGTTTTATAACAGCCGCTACTGGCTTTATTCGCATTTTGCCGAGTATGTGGGGCCCGGGTATTTTCCCGCCCTAGGCTTTGTCCGTCAGAATGATATCGCCCAAGGGGACTTCCGAGTGGTGAGAGCCTTTTTTCCAGAAAACTGGGACAGTATTGAGTTAGATGCGAGCGTCTTCGCCAGATATGAGATGGGGGGACGCTACCTCGAGTATGTAAATGCCTCACTCGAACTTTGGGCTTACCGCATGTCGGGAGCCATCCTCAGCTTGGGGAGTCGTTTGGAACACGAAGAGCTCCGCGAGGCTTTCGAGCCTGTTCCTGGCTTGCTGGCCCAGCCAGGAAGCTTTTCCGGAGCGGGGCTATTTATCCGTTACGAGACTTCCAAAGCGCCCTCGGTGTCCGGTTTTTTGGAGTATGAACACGCTCCGTTTTATGGCGGGACAATAGATTCCATTGAAGGATCGCTATCTTGGCGAGGCGGTAGCATCTTCGAGTGCACCACAGAATTAGAAGTCAACAAAATCGATTTGCTAGACAGCGAAAACTGGTTATATCTGTGGCGGTCTGAATTCAAAACCTATGTTCTTCAAAACGTGACTTGGACTAACATTATCCAATACGACTCGATCTCCAGGGAGATGGGTTTCAACAGCCGTTTACGTTGGAACTTTCGCCCTGGCTCCGACATATATCTCGTAGTCAATCATCGATGGCTCAACGACGTCGACCAGGGATGGGATAGCATCGGGAGTCGATTGAATGCAAAATTAAGCGCAACCCTTTCATTTTGA
- a CDS encoding SDR family NAD(P)-dependent oxidoreductase, whose translation MNPIRTFAFKSAHAVFGWILTARLRLRIYGQEHIPQTGPFILVSNHCSHADSVIHFKAMGERAVDLHSLAAEDYFFKNRGLRLVAEWIFNALPIGRERIQQSLLKRCSEVVENGQAFLIFPEGTRQLFPHIAPFKRVSGMLAVQCGVPIIPARIFGSHRVLPKGQRHLTRYPIDVVYGKAITPMALPEGEESARKGLYIDANDKIEHALRALRRPTLGTALITGASSGIGTALATEFAAAGYDLIILGRDTQRLNTVAEQCRQRYGVTCITHCVDFADIDSFDRWMDAFRPEMPPVDILVNNAGLGNFGPVADADPQALDTLLNVNMRAVLLITRALLPGMKARGQGRILNIGSVYSVAPVMNQAVYGATKAFVHSLSLSLRAELKGSGVYVTSALPGSTATAFHSRFDATVKRNSVARSAERVAQDLYRATMRKKAVCTSGAHNALFKWAALHLPTTWVIAFLKRFNAYRGIQSVGPASSVTDSPPQTNSSGQSTP comes from the coding sequence ATGAACCCCATTCGCACATTCGCATTTAAATCAGCCCACGCCGTTTTTGGCTGGATACTGACAGCGCGTTTAAGACTGAGGATCTATGGCCAAGAACATATCCCGCAAACAGGACCGTTCATCTTAGTCTCTAACCACTGTAGCCACGCAGATTCTGTTATTCATTTCAAAGCTATGGGAGAACGAGCTGTGGATCTACACTCGCTCGCTGCTGAAGACTACTTTTTCAAAAACCGAGGTCTCCGGCTCGTTGCCGAGTGGATTTTCAATGCGCTACCCATCGGTCGAGAGCGCATCCAACAGAGTCTGTTGAAACGCTGTAGTGAGGTAGTCGAGAATGGCCAAGCCTTCCTCATTTTCCCAGAAGGGACCCGTCAGCTCTTCCCTCATATCGCCCCATTTAAACGGGTATCGGGTATGTTGGCAGTTCAATGCGGTGTCCCCATCATACCCGCACGCATCTTCGGCAGCCATCGCGTACTCCCCAAAGGACAGCGTCACCTCACTCGCTACCCGATCGATGTGGTATACGGCAAGGCCATAACTCCTATGGCATTGCCCGAAGGTGAAGAATCCGCGAGAAAAGGTCTCTATATCGACGCCAACGATAAGATTGAACACGCGCTACGAGCATTGCGTCGGCCGACTCTTGGCACGGCCTTAATCACTGGCGCATCGTCCGGAATCGGAACAGCCTTGGCCACGGAATTCGCCGCAGCAGGCTATGACCTGATCATCTTGGGAAGAGATACCCAGCGCCTGAATACGGTGGCTGAGCAGTGCCGACAACGCTACGGAGTGACTTGCATAACGCATTGTGTCGATTTTGCGGACATCGATAGCTTCGACCGATGGATGGATGCTTTTCGCCCCGAGATGCCACCGGTTGATATTTTGGTAAACAATGCTGGCCTCGGTAACTTTGGACCTGTCGCAGACGCAGATCCCCAAGCGCTCGATACTCTGTTAAACGTGAATATGCGCGCAGTGCTGCTGATAACCCGCGCGCTACTTCCTGGAATGAAAGCGCGCGGCCAGGGCCGGATTTTGAACATTGGATCCGTCTACAGTGTCGCTCCTGTAATGAACCAAGCCGTTTATGGTGCGACAAAAGCCTTTGTCCATTCGTTGAGCCTGTCGCTGCGAGCCGAGCTTAAAGGGAGCGGCGTATACGTGACCTCTGCCCTACCCGGATCGACCGCAACCGCATTTCACTCACGCTTTGATGCCACGGTTAAACGAAATAGCGTGGCCCGCTCAGCAGAGCGGGTTGCTCAAGATTTATACAGGGCGACCATGCGTAAAAAAGCGGTGTGTACCAGCGGCGCACACAACGCATTGTTTAAATGGGCAGCACTACACCTACCCACAACCTGGGTGATCGCATTTCTAAAAAGATTCAATGCCTATCGGGGGATTCAATCGGTTGGCCCAGCCAGTAGCGTCACTGATTCCCCACCCCAAACGAATTCTTCGGGTCAATCCACTCCTTGA
- a CDS encoding transposase produces the protein MRTRRIYGEPESAVYHCMTRTVNGEFFFEDREKEMMRKMLWQVAGFSGVEVLAYVVMSNHLHVLVRVCGAAKEVSDVELVRRYALLYPKPTDHQPMDLAVLEEALKTNSEEGQRIRQVLRARMGDVSEFMKTLKQRFSIWFNRSRGRYGPVWCDRFKSTVVEDDPAVLRTVAAYIDLNPVRAKLVDDPKEYRFCGYAEALSGQGQLREALCAMTLHDDLSKALALYRTVIFAKGVGPKRNGEGAGISDEAFREVMDAEGALPLPVLLRQRIRYFTQGAVIGSCHFVEKHIQDWTERIGDRRRRLPKSIEGAAMCGLTSFRGLRKQ, from the coding sequence ATGCGAACGCGACGAATTTATGGAGAGCCTGAGAGTGCTGTGTATCACTGCATGACGCGGACGGTGAATGGGGAGTTTTTCTTTGAGGATCGGGAAAAGGAGATGATGCGGAAGATGTTGTGGCAGGTGGCTGGGTTTTCTGGGGTGGAGGTGTTGGCGTATGTGGTTATGTCGAATCATCTGCACGTATTGGTGCGGGTGTGTGGTGCAGCGAAGGAGGTGTCGGATGTGGAGTTGGTGCGGCGGTATGCTTTGTTGTATCCGAAGCCCACGGATCATCAGCCGATGGATTTGGCGGTGCTGGAGGAGGCGCTGAAGACGAATTCTGAGGAGGGGCAACGGATACGTCAGGTGCTTCGGGCGCGCATGGGCGATGTGTCGGAGTTTATGAAGACACTGAAGCAGCGTTTTTCGATTTGGTTTAATCGCAGTCGCGGACGCTATGGTCCGGTGTGGTGCGATCGCTTTAAAAGCACTGTTGTCGAAGACGATCCGGCGGTGCTGCGGACGGTCGCTGCGTATATCGACTTGAATCCAGTGCGAGCGAAGCTGGTGGATGATCCAAAGGAATATCGTTTCTGTGGCTATGCTGAGGCCTTGTCGGGACAAGGCCAGTTGCGGGAAGCTTTATGTGCGATGACCCTGCATGATGATTTATCCAAGGCCTTGGCGCTGTATCGCACTGTGATCTTTGCGAAAGGGGTGGGGCCGAAACGCAATGGTGAAGGGGCCGGGATAAGCGATGAGGCTTTTCGTGAGGTAATGGATGCTGAAGGGGCGCTGCCTTTGCCCGTGTTGCTGCGTCAACGGATTCGCTATTTCACTCAGGGTGCTGTGATCGGTTCGTGCCATTTTGTGGAGAAGCATATCCAAGACTGGACGGAACGTATTGGTGATCGTCGGAGGCGATTACCCAAGTCTATTGAGGGTGCAGCGATGTGTGGTTTAACGAGTTTTAGAGGTTTGCGAAAACAGTAG
- a CDS encoding toll/interleukin-1 receptor domain-containing protein, translating to MDDIQSAFFSYARSDLYAAKRLCKQIEAAGQPVWVDLHGIEPTQEWLESLFEAVDDSNAVVFLVTQASLNSPFCRKEVDYASTQGKRIIPILLGDIDTGLVFPVIRNIQWIVWDGEESLGDAIFEAIHTDRAVLDQLDDYQRQARLWSKSGHSKDLLWNEEVVLRAMHWLGSQTAAIHTTELFSEFLAASKTHSEKQRRRKRARRRGFLGAAGFLFSVALIASFVGVRLSGENTAALEVAEDRQTQSSQLIDFLLNGFLPELSVYGDYSVAIPIADAAANYYQAVDENLWSIEERVAYSRFGHLYAELKFLNNKAGEALALMESVLNQDRLLWRQDEANSQLAWNLGFSHFYIAQIYYEQNKFELWLEHNQSYYDIAVQFKDVSLEWKYEYLNAVFNVISASLAFNRFKEAYTLYDEISSLAKDDRSIFQDFEDFWVDIVSVLGTYENVRGNYNQYLERRSEVLENVKIDSLIASFPDEHLRYIYFLLRADFTALKYLNDQERANQTKIYVDLLVDRISEVYLKHPEHVGIVVRLLSLKAEIELFIDAESHKESVDDYFSIIRRIDTQDFRDSIYRQLISLRLGKGTETIRHVYEEARKEMFASDLMPNFTFSPEFAQAAVHLWAEGRKLGDPEQAQMALDDLLKLTGYPELDPNYYFANVATRFVLRELNDPRAAAYDAVIAPDAQGLEVKQRILEEIVALYAEEEIADVGE from the coding sequence GTGGACGACATCCAGTCAGCCTTTTTCTCGTACGCACGTTCCGATTTGTATGCCGCGAAGCGCCTATGCAAGCAAATCGAGGCCGCTGGTCAGCCCGTCTGGGTGGATTTGCATGGTATTGAGCCTACCCAGGAATGGTTGGAATCTCTATTTGAAGCGGTCGACGATTCAAATGCCGTTGTCTTCCTCGTTACCCAAGCATCGCTCAACTCCCCCTTTTGCCGCAAGGAGGTCGACTATGCCTCCACGCAGGGAAAACGCATCATTCCGATCCTGCTCGGCGATATTGACACCGGATTAGTTTTTCCGGTGATTCGCAACATACAATGGATCGTCTGGGATGGCGAAGAATCCTTGGGCGATGCGATTTTTGAAGCCATTCATACGGACCGGGCCGTCCTAGATCAGCTAGATGATTATCAGCGCCAGGCACGCCTGTGGTCAAAGTCCGGCCATTCCAAAGATCTCCTTTGGAATGAGGAGGTCGTTTTACGAGCCATGCATTGGCTGGGCTCTCAGACCGCTGCGATTCATACCACCGAATTGTTTTCAGAATTTCTCGCCGCCTCAAAAACTCATTCTGAGAAACAGCGGCGTCGAAAACGAGCACGCCGTCGTGGATTTTTGGGCGCTGCTGGATTCTTATTTTCAGTAGCATTGATCGCCAGTTTCGTGGGCGTGCGATTGTCAGGTGAAAATACAGCAGCCCTCGAAGTGGCTGAAGATAGGCAGACGCAGTCATCGCAACTTATCGATTTCTTACTCAATGGTTTTCTTCCTGAGTTGTCGGTCTATGGAGACTACAGTGTTGCGATACCGATTGCGGATGCAGCTGCTAACTACTATCAGGCAGTTGATGAGAATCTTTGGTCTATAGAGGAGCGTGTGGCCTATAGTCGTTTTGGACATTTGTATGCTGAGCTCAAATTCCTGAATAATAAGGCGGGGGAAGCATTGGCTCTGATGGAATCAGTTTTAAATCAAGATCGTCTTCTTTGGCGTCAGGATGAGGCTAACTCGCAGTTGGCTTGGAATCTCGGTTTTTCACATTTTTATATCGCACAGATTTATTATGAGCAAAATAAATTTGAACTCTGGTTAGAGCATAATCAGTCTTATTATGATATAGCCGTTCAATTTAAGGACGTTAGTTTGGAATGGAAATATGAATACCTAAATGCTGTGTTTAATGTGATTAGCGCGAGCTTGGCGTTCAATAGATTCAAAGAGGCTTATACACTTTATGATGAAATTAGCTCTCTAGCCAAAGACGACAGGTCTATTTTTCAAGATTTTGAGGATTTCTGGGTAGATATCGTGTCTGTTTTGGGCACATATGAAAACGTAAGAGGAAATTATAATCAATATCTAGAAAGGCGATCAGAGGTTTTGGAAAATGTTAAGATTGATTCCTTAATTGCTTCATTTCCGGATGAGCATTTACGCTACATATACTTTCTTCTTCGTGCTGATTTTACTGCATTAAAATACTTGAATGATCAAGAAAGAGCTAATCAAACTAAAATCTATGTCGATCTTTTGGTTGATAGAATCTCTGAAGTTTATCTAAAGCATCCAGAACATGTGGGAATTGTGGTTAGGTTACTTTCTCTGAAGGCTGAAATAGAACTTTTTATCGACGCCGAATCTCATAAAGAATCTGTGGACGATTATTTTTCAATTATCAGAAGAATCGACACTCAAGATTTCAGAGATTCGATTTACAGACAGTTGATTTCATTACGCTTAGGCAAAGGAACAGAGACTATTAGGCATGTTTATGAGGAGGCTAGAAAAGAGATGTTTGCTTCTGATTTAATGCCAAATTTTACGTTCTCTCCAGAATTCGCCCAAGCTGCCGTCCATCTGTGGGCCGAGGGCAGAAAGCTGGGTGATCCAGAGCAGGCTCAAATGGCACTCGATGATCTGTTGAAACTGACCGGCTATCCTGAACTCGATCCCAATTACTATTTTGCCAATGTAGCCACGCGCTTTGTGTTACGGGAGCTCAACGATCCGCGTGCGGCTGCCTATGATGCGGTGATAGCGCCGGATGCGCAGGGTTTGGAGGTGAAGCAGCGTATCTTAGAAGAGATCGTAGCGCTGTATGCCGAAGAGGAGATTGCTGATGTCGGAGAGTAA
- a CDS encoding FAD-dependent oxidoreductase, which produces MLSVEMKEDSDAEGAGKAQGYAVPAGAIVPQQSMEPDGALSLNRWGFEDTYFESEAEWVRLAGERYAHSGQTFDQFFAWADSRVGVDMRGDIPRDFRYNADAVPESRLTDQQKAALDEILGSEGLCLDKAQRLRRGHGHALQDVFDVNFGRTFRVPDAVAQPESEAGIEKLVTSAAKWDLCLIPYGGGTNVTQATRCPEDEARAIVVVDLSRMNRVRWIDANNGVACIEAGATGGCIERVLAVHGFTLGHEPDSRSCRPWVAG; this is translated from the coding sequence ATGCTTAGCGTGGAGATGAAGGAAGATTCAGATGCTGAGGGGGCGGGCAAGGCTCAGGGCTATGCTGTGCCTGCGGGGGCTATCGTTCCCCAGCAGTCGATGGAGCCCGATGGCGCACTGAGCCTGAACCGTTGGGGGTTTGAGGACACTTATTTTGAGAGTGAAGCGGAATGGGTGCGTTTGGCTGGAGAGCGCTATGCGCACAGCGGTCAGACCTTCGACCAGTTTTTCGCCTGGGCCGATAGCCGTGTAGGGGTGGATATGCGGGGCGATATACCGAGGGATTTTCGGTATAATGCCGACGCGGTGCCTGAGTCGCGCCTGACGGATCAACAGAAAGCTGCGTTAGATGAAATCCTGGGTTCTGAGGGGTTGTGTTTGGATAAAGCACAACGCTTGCGACGCGGCCATGGGCATGCCCTCCAAGACGTCTTTGATGTTAATTTTGGTCGGACTTTTCGGGTGCCTGATGCGGTGGCTCAGCCGGAGTCTGAAGCTGGCATCGAGAAGCTTGTGACATCTGCGGCTAAATGGGATCTGTGCCTCATTCCGTATGGTGGAGGGACCAATGTTACCCAGGCAACGCGCTGCCCTGAAGATGAAGCGCGCGCCATTGTTGTGGTCGATCTATCGCGTATGAATCGGGTGCGCTGGATCGATGCAAATAACGGCGTCGCCTGTATTGAGGCAGGGGCAACGGGAGGGTGTATCGAGCGGGTGCTTGCGGTGCATGGATTTACGCTGGGGCATGAGCCGGACAGTAGGAGTTGTCGACCCTGGGTGGCTGGATAG
- a CDS encoding toll/interleukin-1 receptor domain-containing protein: MPKRRLLMSESKEVFISYSRTDQAAVRTLQNTLKDFGCGSWVDWEGIALGDAWWSRIERAIEETDGFAAVVTPAWLDSDACQAELAYAVSRGKRLIPLVIDPEIDMSHMPEPLMPIQWIGIHPGTDYVKRVQRLIAALETDFAYVRQHTELLKLTVAWERDDRAPNWLLKGKILEETERWRAEHIGVDPPIVPFQQAFLKASRDAYDATMRRRARILQGLTVGFSIASVVALGIAVWAFDEAKESAELEARITQRQEQADKLIEFLLSDYKDTLVEAKRYDLLAEILEKAETFERDVSASLDPFSRARLTELLEAFRADLAQVEDIAE, from the coding sequence ATGCCGAAGAGGAGATTGCTGATGTCGGAGAGTAAGGAAGTTTTTATTTCTTACTCCCGCACCGATCAAGCAGCGGTTCGGACACTTCAGAACACCCTCAAAGATTTTGGCTGTGGCTCTTGGGTCGATTGGGAGGGTATTGCGCTCGGCGATGCTTGGTGGAGTCGGATCGAGCGCGCTATCGAGGAGACGGATGGGTTTGCAGCCGTAGTCACCCCAGCATGGCTGGATTCTGATGCCTGTCAGGCTGAGTTAGCTTATGCGGTGAGCCGGGGTAAACGCCTGATCCCGCTGGTGATCGACCCCGAGATCGATATGTCTCACATGCCCGAACCCTTGATGCCGATCCAGTGGATTGGTATTCATCCTGGGACAGATTATGTTAAGCGTGTGCAACGCTTGATCGCGGCTCTTGAGACTGACTTCGCCTATGTGAGGCAGCATACCGAACTCCTGAAACTCACTGTTGCCTGGGAGCGTGATGACCGCGCCCCCAATTGGCTGCTCAAGGGGAAAATACTCGAAGAGACGGAGCGCTGGCGCGCCGAGCACATCGGCGTCGATCCGCCCATCGTTCCCTTTCAACAAGCTTTCCTCAAGGCTTCGCGCGACGCCTATGACGCTACGATGCGTCGACGCGCGCGTATCTTGCAAGGGCTGACAGTTGGCTTCTCTATCGCGTCAGTCGTGGCCCTCGGTATTGCAGTATGGGCTTTCGACGAGGCCAAAGAATCCGCCGAATTGGAGGCCCGCATTACCCAGCGCCAAGAACAAGCAGATAAGCTCATCGAGTTCCTTCTCAGCGATTATAAAGACACTCTGGTCGAAGCAAAGCGCTACGATTTATTGGCCGAGATCCTGGAAAAGGCCGAAACCTTCGAGCGCGACGTCTCCGCGAGCCTAGACCCCTTCAGCCGCGCGCGCCTGACTGAACTCCTAGAGGCATTTCGAGCAGATTTAGCGCAGGTGGAAGACATCGCAGAGTGA